The window ATGGCCCGCTCGGTGACCTCGGCGACCTCGGCCTCCTTGCCGGCGTGGGCCGCCAGCATCTCGATGACCTCACCGGTGATGAGGGTGGAGTCGCAGTCGAAGATGACCAGACGCTTGGAGCGGCGCAGCAGGCCGGCACGCTCGATGGCGATGTCGACGCCCAGCTCGGTGGTCAGCTCCGCCAGTGCCTTACGCATGGCCTTGCCGCCGCCCGGCTCCGGGTTGGCGATCGTGATCATGATCTCCAGGCCGGTGATCGGGTAGTCCGCGATGCCGCGGATACGGTCGATGTTCGCGCCGTAGTTGGCCAGCGTCTGACCGATGGCCGACACGTCGGTGGCGGTCACCGGGTTGCCCAGGACGACGGCCACGTGCGTGGACCGCGGGCTGGAGTGCTGGCCCTCCGGGACCATCTCGACGGTGGCGAGCTGCCCGTGGCCCTTGAGGGTCTCGGTCAGGCCCTCGCGGAGACGGTCGACGCGCTCCGGGTCGACGCCCACGTAGGCGGCGAGGGAGAGGTATCCACGGAACTGGGACTGCTCGACGTCGAGAAGCTGGACGTCGTGAGCGGACAGGACGCGGAAGAAGGCGGCCGTCACGCCCGGCCGGTCACGGCCGGTGAGGGTGATGACTGCGGACTCCAGTCCGGGCTGGAGCGCCACCTGCAGCTGCTGCTGTGCTTCGGTGTCGGCGGTATCGGGGTTCTGAGCTTGATCTGCCACGGGATCATTCTTTCATGGGAGGGGGTTTCGAACATGCCGCAACCCCCGGTAGAGGGATCTACCGGGGGTCGTGTCAGTCGGAGGGGTCTATGTCAAACCCTTTTAGCGGACCTCGGCCGGAGCCGGAGTCTGGGTGATCTCCGCGCGCTCGTCGTGGGCACCGGTGTGTGCCTCGCGACGCATGCGCTCAACCATGTGCGGGTAGTGCAGCTCGAACGCCGGGCGCTCGGAGCGGATACGCGGCAGGGAGACGAAGTTGTGACGCGGCGGCGGGCAGGAGGTCGCCCACTCGAGGGAGTTGCCGTAGCCCCACGGATCGTCGACGGTGACGACCTCGCCGTAACGCCAGGACTTGAAGACGTTCCAGACGAACGGGATGACGGAGGCGCCCAGCAGGAAGGAGAACACGGTGGAGATCTGGTTCAGCAGGGTGAAGCCGTCAGAGTCAAGGTAGTCGGCGTAACGACGCGGCATACCCATGTTGCCGACCCAGTGCTGGACCAGGAAGGTGCCCTGGAAGCCGATGAAGGTGATCCAGAAGTGGATCTTGCCCAGACGCTCGTCCAGCATGCGGCCCGTCATCTTCGGGAACCAGAAGTAGACGCCGGCGAAGGAGGCGAACACGACGGTACCGAACAGGGTGTAGTGGAAGTGCGCGATCAGGAAGTAGCCGTCAGCCAGGTGGAAGTCCAGCGGCGGGGAGGCCAGCATGATGCCGGTCAGGCCACCGAAGAGGAAGGTGGCGACGAAGCCGACCGCGAAGATCATCGGGGTCTCCCAGGTGATGTGACCCTTCCACATGGTGCCGACCCAGTTGAAGAACTTGACGCCGGTCGGGACCGAGATCAGGAACGTCATGAAGGAGAAGAACGGCAGCAGGACGGCACCGGTGACGAACATGTGGTGTGCCCACACGGCCATGGACAGGGCGCCGATGGCGAGGGTCGCGAAGATCAGGCCGATGTAGCCGAACATCGGCTTACGGGAGAAGACCGGGATGACCTCGGAGATGACACCGAAGAACGGCAGTGCGAGGACGTAGACCTCGGGGTGGCCGAAGAACCAGAACAGGTGCTGCCACAGGATGGCGCCACCGTTGGCGGTGTCGTAGATGTGCGCGCCGAGCTTGCGGTCGTACAGGACGCCGAGGGCGGCGGCGAGCAGCAGCGGGAAGATCATCAGGGCGATGACGGAGGTGACGAAGATGTTCCAGGTGAAGATCGGGAGACGGAACATGGTCATGCCCGGCGCACGCATCGTCAGGATGGTGGTGAGCATGTTGATGGCGGAGACGACGGTACCGATACCGGTCGCACCGACACCGATGATCCAGAGGTCAGCGCCGACACCCGGGGTGTGGACTGCATCGGACAGCGGGGAGTACATGGTCCAACCGAAGTCGGCCGCACCGCCCGGGGTAAGGAAGCCGGACAGCATCGCGACACCACCGACGGTGGTGATCCAGAAGCCGAAGGCGTTCAGACGGGGGAAGGCCACATCCGGCGCGCCGATCTGCAGCGGCAGGGCGTAGTTGGCGAAGCCCCAGACAATCGGCGTACCGAACAGCAGCAGCATCACGGTGCCGTGCATGGTGAACAGCTGGTTGAACTGCTCGTTCGACAGGAACTGCAGACCCGGTGCGAAGAGCTCCGCACGGATCAGCAGGGCCATAAGGCCGCCGAGGAAGAAGAAGCTGAAGGACATGATGATGTAGTAGATGCCCAGCTGCTTGTGGTCGGTGGTGATCAGCATATCCCAGGCACGAGACCCCTTACGGTCAAGACCTGTCGGCTGAGGACGAGTCGGCTCGATGTAATCATCAAGCCTTGGCGCCACTGCGGTCATAGTTCCTCCTGACTACGAGACAGCCCGCACTACACGGACTGCCAAGCTTTTACTGCGTCTCATCTTAAAGGACGCGTAAGAGATTATTCCAGCCCAATAGGAGCTGGAGACGTAAGCCAGTGTAACCCCACCGGCCCTACAAACCGCAAGGATAACGGCAATTCGGGGCGAATCCACCCGAGATCGGCGACCACCCCCGACATTTGTGACTCAGGCCACGGTTGCGAACTGGGACATTAACATTCCCCGGGACTCCCGGGAACTCCCCACTACCCCCGGCCGGGCTCAAACTTTCGTATAGTCCCCCGTGTCGGGAACTAATCCGCCGTGACGTTCGTCCACCGGCGCCGGCACCCCTCCCGCCCGCCGGACGATTCCTTATATATAGGGATGTGTTGCACCCGGGGCTTCTGCCCCGTCCCACCACGCCTGATCACCCCCGAATCGGAAGGTTGCCCCGGCCGGCGCCGTGGGTTGAATCCCCCGATTTATGGGAATTACCTGTGATACCGGCCCGGTGAGCGTTTAGAATGACTAATAGCTAAGTTGTTCCCGCAACCGAAGGGTTCCCCAGCCATGACAGAGACACAGCGCACCCCGGCCGCACCGCTGCTGGACAATGTCCTGGACGAGCTCGGGCGCGACATCATCTCCGGGACTCTGCCGGAGGGCCGGACCTTCACCCTGCAGGATCTGTCCAACCGTTTCGACATCTCACGCACCGTCGCCCGTGAGGCCATGCGCGCCCTCGAGCAGCTCGGTCTGGTGTCCTCGTCCCGCCGCGTCGGCATCACCGTCCGCCCGCGGGCGTCGTGGGCCGTCTTCGACCAGTCGATCATCGACTGGCGTCTCGCCTGCGCCACCGAGCGCCGTTCACAGCTGCGCTCCCTCAACCAGCTGCGCACCGGCATCGAGCCGCAGGCGGCCCGCCTCGCGGCCCGCAACGCGAGCCTCGCGCAGCGGGAGGAGCTGGTGGGCCTGGCCGCGCGTCTGCGGGAGATGGGCACCTCGGGTGGCGGAGCCTCCCAGGAGTTCCTCGACGCCGACAGCCGTTTCCACAACCTGCTGCTCGAGGCGTCGGGCAACGAGATGTTCGCCGCCCTCGCCCCCTCCCTGCTCAGTGTCCTCCACGGCCGCACCCGGTACGGGATGCAGCCGGCGGACCCGGCCCCCGCGGCCCTGACCGCCCACGAGCAGCTGGCCCGGGCCGTCGCCGACGGCGACGAGGCCGCGGCGGAGGAGCAGTCCCGCCAGCTGCTCACCGAGGTCGCGCAGATGTTCGTCGACGACTACTGAGCCGCTTGCCGACGCCCCCGGGCGTCGGCACCGCAGACGCCGAAGGCACGGACCCTCCCGAGGGTCCGTGCCTTTTTGTCATTCGCCTAGAGCATGCAGGAGACGCAGCCCTCGATCTCGGTGCCGGTGAGGGCGACCTGACGCAGGCGGATGTAGTACAGGGTCTTGATGCCCTTGCGCCATGCGTAGATCTGCGCGCGGTTGATGTCGCGCGTGGTGGCGGTGTCCTTGAAGAACAGGGTCAGGGACAGGCCCTGGTCGACGTACTTCGTGGCGATGGCGTACGTGTCGATGATCTTCTCGTAGCCGATCTCGTACGAGTCCTGGAAGTAGTCCAGGTTCTCGTTGTTCATGTGCGGGGCCGGGTAGTAGACGCGGCCGATCTTGCCTTCCTTGCGGATCTCGATCTTCGACGCGATCGGGTGGATCGAGGAGGTCGAGTTGTTGATGTAGGAGATCGACCCGGTCGGCGGGACGGCCTGCAGGTTGCGGTTGAACAGGCCGTGCTCCATGACCTCGGCCTTGAGGTCGGCCCAGTCCTCGGCGGTGGGGACATGCGCGGTGGAATTCTCGAACAGCCCCTTGACCTTCTCGGTCTTGGGCGCGAAGTCCGCCGGGTCGAAGCCGTCGAAGTAGCTGCCGTCGGCGTACTTGGACTTCTCGAAGCCGACGAACTTCTCGCCGCGCTCCTTGGCCAGCTTGTTGGAGGCCCGCAGTGCCTGGTACAGGACGGCCGCGAAATAGGCGTTGGTGAAGTCGAGGCCCTCCTCGGAGCCGTAGTAGATGTGCTCACGGCCGAGGTAACCGTGGAGGTTCATCTGGCCCAGGCCGATGGCGTGGGAGGCCCGGTTGCCCTCGCGGATGGACGGGACGGAGTCGATGCTGGTGAACTCCGCGACGGAGGTGAGGCCACGGATGGCGGTCTCGACGGTCTTGGCGAAATCCGGGGAGTCCATCGCCAGGGCGACGTTCATGGAGCCCAGGTTGCAGGAGATGTCCTCGCCGATGGTCTCGTAGGAGAGGTCCTCGTGGTAGGTCGACGGGGTGTTGACCTGCAGGATCTCGGAGCACAGGTTGGACATGTTGATGCGGCCGTCGATCGGGTTCGCGGCGTTGACCGTGTCCTCGAACATGATGTACGGGTAGCCGGACTCGAACTGGATCTCCGCCAGGGTCTGGAAGAAGTGGCGGGCGTTGATCTTGGTCTTGCGGATCCGCGGGTCCTCGACCATCTCGTCGTAGAGCTCGGAGACGGAGATGTCGCCGAAGGGCTTGCCGTAGATGCGCTCCACGTCGTACGGGGAGAACAGGTACATGTCGTCGTTGCGACGTGCCAGCTCGAAGGTGATGTCCGGGATGACCACGCCGAGGGAGAGGGTCTTGATGCGGATCTTCTCGTCGGCGTTCTCGCGCTTGGTGTCGAGGAAGCGCATGATGTCCGGGTGGTGTGCGTTGAGGTACACCGCGCCGGCGCCCTGGCGGGCACCGAGCTGGTTGGCGTAGGAGAAGGAGTCCTCGAGGAGCTTCATCACGGGGATGACGCCGGAGGACTGGTTCTCGATGTGCTTGATCGGTGCGCCGGCCTCACGCAGGTTCGACAGGAGCAGGGCGACGCCGCCGCCGCGCTTGGACAGCTGCAGGGCGGAGTTGATGGCGCGGCCGATGGACTCCATGTTGTCCTCGATGCGCAGGAGGAAGCAGGAGACGAGCTCGCCACGCTGGGCCTTGCCCGCGTTGAGGAAGGTCGGGGTGGCCGGCTGGAAGCGGCCGGTGAGGATCTCGTCGACGAGGTTCTCGGCGAGCTCGCGGTTGCCGTCGGCCAGGAACAGCGCGGTCATGGTGACGCGGTCCTCGAAGCGCTCGAGGTAGCGGCGACCGTCGAAGGTCTTCAGCGTGTAGGAGGTGTAGTACTTGTACGCGCCGAGGAACGTCGGAAAGCGGAACTTGTAGGAGTACGCGCGCTGGAACAGCGACTTGATGAACTCGTAGTCGTACGCCTCGAGAACCTCCGGCTCGTAGTACTTGTTGTCCACGAGGTACTTCAGCTTCTCGTCCAGGTCGTGGAAGTACACGGTGTTCTGGTTGACGTGCTGCAGGAAGTACTGGTTGGCCGCTTCCCGGTCCTTGTCGAACTGGATCTGACCGTTCTCGTCGTAGAGATTCAGCAGCGCGTTGAGAGCGTGGTAGTCGAGCTGCTCCTCCTGGGAGGTCGTGAGCTCGGAGGTCTTCGTGGTCAAAGCTTCTTCAGGCCTTTCTTGAGGGTCGACAGGGGTGTCAGCACGTGGCGGTCTGCGGCAGCGGCGTCAGTCCGAGCGCCTCCGCGTTGGTGAGGAGCCCCTCCCGCAGGATACGCACATCCTCGGAGTTGCCCATCAGCTCGAAGCGGTACACGTACGGGACGTTGCACTTCTTCGCGATGATCTCGCCGGCGAGACCGAAGTCGCTGCCGAAGTTGGAGTTGCCTCCGGCGACGACCGCGCGGATGAGGCTGCGGTTGCGTTCGTCGTTGAGGAATCGGATCACCTGCACCGGGACGGGGCGGGAGTTCTGGTGGGTGAGGGACGCCCCTCCCCCGTAGGTCGGGCAGACGAGCACGTAGGGCTCGTCGACGACGAGGGGTTCCTCGTTGCGGTGGAGCGGGATGCGCACGTTGGGCAGATCCAGCTTCTCGACGAAGCGGCGCGTGTTCTCCGTCACGGATGAGAAGTACACGACGAGCATCTTCGATTCACTTCCCTTCCAGGAAAAAAGCCGCCCAGTGTCTCGTGGGCGGCGGGGCGGGCGGGGGCACACGGTCGGGCCCGACTCCCGGCGGGCCGATCCGGGGCCGGGACCTAGGCGACGACGGCAGCGAGGCTGCTGATGCGCTCCGGGCGGAAGCCGGACCAGTGCTCGCCGTTGGCCTCGACGACCGGGGCCTGGAGGTAACCGAGGGCGAGGACGTAGTCACGGGCCTCGTCGTCGAGGCTGATGTCCACGGTCTCGTAGGAGAGGCCGGCGCGGTCGAGAGCCTTCTCGGTGGCCTTGCACTGGACGCAGGCGGGCTTGGTGTAGAGGGTGATGGACATGGGAGTGGACCTCATTCTCTCGGTTGCTGTCTCGACTTCAGGGCGCTGGACGGGGTGTCTTCCCGGTCCGGCGGCGGTACCAACGACACTATACTTTGTGGTCAATACCTGCAACTAGCACTACATATAGTAGTTACACCGATGATATTCCCAGCACACCCACCAAACCCGGCCCACATGTTGACCCACCCTCACGAGTTGAACCACACCCGTGAAACCACAACCATGTGATTTTCCCGGTTCTTTCCCCGCCCGTTACCTGATTGTTACCTTCCCCGGCAGCCGACCCTGACCGTTCCGTGTGACACCGGAGCCCCGGCCGGGCCGCCCAGGACCCCAGCGTCACACCACGTGGTCAGCGCCTCCCACCGGCAGAAGCGCAAAAAGAGAACCGCCCACCGTCGCTGTCCGGGGACAACGGGGTGGACGGTTACTCAGCAGCTGACGCTTAGCCCTGGCGAGCCTTGAAGCGCGGCTCCTTCTTGTTGATCACGTAGACCTTGCCGCGGCGACGCACAACCTGGGCGCCCGGCTTGTTCTTCAGCGACCGAAGCGACTTGCGGACCTTCATCGGGCGCTCCTTTCTGTATGCGCGATTTCAGTTAAGACTGCGACTTTTCCAACATGGCCATACAGCCATGACACGAGGGAACATGTTACCCCATTCCGCGGGCAACCTCCAAAACGCTCCCCGAGCGGCACTCATCGCGCAGCACTAGGGTCACTGTCCATGTCCCCCGAACGTGCCCTCCCCTCCTTCCGCCTCCATCCCGACCCCGTGGCCACCGGCGCAATCGAGCCCGACGCAGACGCCGTCTGCGAGTGCTGCGGGGAACAGACCGGCTGGAACCATACGGCCCCCGTGTACCGGGTCGGTGAGTCGCCGGAATTCCTGTGCCCGTGGTGCATCGCCTCGGGCCGTGCGGCCCGGGAGTTGGAGGTGTCCTTCGCCACCTACACGGTCACGAATGAACCCATCCCCCCGGAAAGCCTCGACGAGCTCTCTTACCGTACGCCCTGTTTCTCGTCGTGGCAGGACCCGATGTGGATGACCCACTGCGGGGACGCCGCCGCCTTTCTCGGGGAGGTGGGCTGGGACACCCTGCAGTCGCTGCCGGACGCGCAGCAGTCGCTCCTCGACTACGGCCTGCCCGCCGAGGAACTGCCCCACCTGGTCAAGTACGGTTGGATCGCGGCCTTACTTTTCCGCTGTCTCACCTGTGGCACGCACGTGGCCTACTACGACATGGGTTAGCACTCACCCACGCAGCTAGGATCGGAGGCATGTCCCAGCCTGCAGCCCCGCTCCAGAAGCACATCATCGACACCCTGCGCACGCGCCCGCGTATCGACGTCCCCGCCGAGATCGCCGCCCGCGTCGAGTTCCTCGCCGACTATCTGCGCACCACCGGCCTGAAGGGCTACGTGCTGGGTATCTCCGGCGGGCAGGACTCCACGCTCGCGGGGCGTCTGGCCCAGCTGGCCGTCGAGAAGCTCCGTGCCGAGGGCCGGCAGGC of the Corynebacterium humireducens NBRC 106098 = DSM 45392 genome contains:
- the nrdI gene encoding class Ib ribonucleoside-diphosphate reductase assembly flavoprotein NrdI gives rise to the protein MLVVYFSSVTENTRRFVEKLDLPNVRIPLHRNEEPLVVDEPYVLVCPTYGGGASLTHQNSRPVPVQVIRFLNDERNRSLIRAVVAGGNSNFGSDFGLAGEIIAKKCNVPYVYRFELMGNSEDVRILREGLLTNAEALGLTPLPQTATC
- the ctaD gene encoding aa3-type cytochrome oxidase subunit I, which produces MTAVAPRLDDYIEPTRPQPTGLDRKGSRAWDMLITTDHKQLGIYYIIMSFSFFFLGGLMALLIRAELFAPGLQFLSNEQFNQLFTMHGTVMLLLFGTPIVWGFANYALPLQIGAPDVAFPRLNAFGFWITTVGGVAMLSGFLTPGGAADFGWTMYSPLSDAVHTPGVGADLWIIGVGATGIGTVVSAINMLTTILTMRAPGMTMFRLPIFTWNIFVTSVIALMIFPLLLAAALGVLYDRKLGAHIYDTANGGAILWQHLFWFFGHPEVYVLALPFFGVISEVIPVFSRKPMFGYIGLIFATLAIGALSMAVWAHHMFVTGAVLLPFFSFMTFLISVPTGVKFFNWVGTMWKGHITWETPMIFAVGFVATFLFGGLTGIMLASPPLDFHLADGYFLIAHFHYTLFGTVVFASFAGVYFWFPKMTGRMLDERLGKIHFWITFIGFQGTFLVQHWVGNMGMPRRYADYLDSDGFTLLNQISTVFSFLLGASVIPFVWNVFKSWRYGEVVTVDDPWGYGNSLEWATSCPPPRHNFVSLPRIRSERPAFELHYPHMVERMRREAHTGAHDERAEITQTPAPAEVR
- the nrdH gene encoding glutaredoxin-like protein NrdH, with amino-acid sequence MSITLYTKPACVQCKATEKALDRAGLSYETVDISLDDEARDYVLALGYLQAPVVEANGEHWSGFRPERISSLAAVVA
- the serB gene encoding phosphoserine phosphatase SerB, producing the protein MADQAQNPDTADTEAQQQLQVALQPGLESAVITLTGRDRPGVTAAFFRVLSAHDVQLLDVEQSQFRGYLSLAAYVGVDPERVDRLREGLTETLKGHGQLATVEMVPEGQHSSPRSTHVAVVLGNPVTATDVSAIGQTLANYGANIDRIRGIADYPITGLEIMITIANPEPGGGKAMRKALAELTTELGVDIAIERAGLLRRSKRLVIFDCDSTLITGEVIEMLAAHAGKEAEVAEVTERAMRGELDFEESLRERVATLEGLDASVIDEVARDIVLTPGARTTIRTLKKMGYRTAVVSGGFIQVLEDLAEDLQLDYVRANTLEIVDGKLTGRVTGDIVDRARKAELLREFAEDSGLQMYQTVAVGDGANDIDMLSAAGLGIAFNAKPALREIADTSVNHPFLDEVLHILGVPREEIDESDLEDGTFRRVPLEVSAR
- the ykgO gene encoding type B 50S ribosomal protein L36; amino-acid sequence: MKVRKSLRSLKNKPGAQVVRRRGKVYVINKKEPRFKARQG
- the nrdE gene encoding class 1b ribonucleoside-diphosphate reductase subunit alpha — protein: MTTKTSELTTSQEEQLDYHALNALLNLYDENGQIQFDKDREAANQYFLQHVNQNTVYFHDLDEKLKYLVDNKYYEPEVLEAYDYEFIKSLFQRAYSYKFRFPTFLGAYKYYTSYTLKTFDGRRYLERFEDRVTMTALFLADGNRELAENLVDEILTGRFQPATPTFLNAGKAQRGELVSCFLLRIEDNMESIGRAINSALQLSKRGGGVALLLSNLREAGAPIKHIENQSSGVIPVMKLLEDSFSYANQLGARQGAGAVYLNAHHPDIMRFLDTKRENADEKIRIKTLSLGVVIPDITFELARRNDDMYLFSPYDVERIYGKPFGDISVSELYDEMVEDPRIRKTKINARHFFQTLAEIQFESGYPYIMFEDTVNAANPIDGRINMSNLCSEILQVNTPSTYHEDLSYETIGEDISCNLGSMNVALAMDSPDFAKTVETAIRGLTSVAEFTSIDSVPSIREGNRASHAIGLGQMNLHGYLGREHIYYGSEEGLDFTNAYFAAVLYQALRASNKLAKERGEKFVGFEKSKYADGSYFDGFDPADFAPKTEKVKGLFENSTAHVPTAEDWADLKAEVMEHGLFNRNLQAVPPTGSISYINNSTSSIHPIASKIEIRKEGKIGRVYYPAPHMNNENLDYFQDSYEIGYEKIIDTYAIATKYVDQGLSLTLFFKDTATTRDINRAQIYAWRKGIKTLYYIRLRQVALTGTEIEGCVSCML
- a CDS encoding CbrC family protein; translation: MSPERALPSFRLHPDPVATGAIEPDADAVCECCGEQTGWNHTAPVYRVGESPEFLCPWCIASGRAARELEVSFATYTVTNEPIPPESLDELSYRTPCFSSWQDPMWMTHCGDAAAFLGEVGWDTLQSLPDAQQSLLDYGLPAEELPHLVKYGWIAALLFRCLTCGTHVAYYDMG
- a CDS encoding FadR/GntR family transcriptional regulator, whose product is MTETQRTPAAPLLDNVLDELGRDIISGTLPEGRTFTLQDLSNRFDISRTVAREAMRALEQLGLVSSSRRVGITVRPRASWAVFDQSIIDWRLACATERRSQLRSLNQLRTGIEPQAARLAARNASLAQREELVGLAARLREMGTSGGGASQEFLDADSRFHNLLLEASGNEMFAALAPSLLSVLHGRTRYGMQPADPAPAALTAHEQLARAVADGDEAAAEEQSRQLLTEVAQMFVDDY